GTAACTGCCGCGGCATCAAATATATCGATAAAGAGGGAAATTATGTCGACATGGGCGCGTTTTCCCGGATTGAAAAAGTGGATGAAATTCCCTGGCCGGCCTGGGACCTCGTATCCCTTCAGCCCTATTGGGCCTCTCAAAAATCCCACGGCCCTTCAACTTACCGGGACATGCCGATCATGGCCTCCCGCGGTTGTCCTTATCAATGCACCTTCTGCTCCAGCCCCCAAATGTGGACGACCCGCTACATCCTCCGCGGGGTGGACGATGTCCTGAATGAGATACAGCACTATATCGACAAATACGGCATCACGAGTCTTCAGTTTTACGATTTGACCGCCATCACGAAAAAGTCATGGACCGTCGACTTTTGCACCAAAATGATGGAAAGGGGAATCCGCATCCAGTGGTCGCTCCCCTCTGGAACCCGGAGCGAAGTCTTGGACGAGGAAGTCCTTCCCCTTCTGGCAAAAACCCGTTGCACCTATCTGGTCTACGCGCCGGAGTCCGGATCGCCGGAGACCCTGAAACGGATCAAAAAACGGATCAATCTGGACCGCTTTACCCGTTCAATAAAAATCGCCGTCGCCAACGGGCTGATTCTTCGCATCAATCTGATCATCGGCTTTCCCTTCGAAACCAGGAGGCACATTTATCAAACCATCCTCTACGGCTGGAAACTTGTTTTGATGGGGGCGGAGGAGGCGGTGGTCAACCTCTTTTCCCCCTATCCCGGGTCGGAGCTTTTCCGTGAGCTTGACTCGGAAAAGAAAATCACCTTAAACGACGATTATTTCTACTCCCTCACTTCGCTCAACGGCGACTATACAAACTTCAGCCCCGTGACTTTCTGCAAGAACATAGGCTCGCGCGAGTTGGCCTTCTACCGGATCTTCTCGCTGGCCTCCAATTACTTCCTCGGCTATCTTTTTTTCCCGAGGCGGATTTTCAGGATGCTGAAAGGGTTGATAAAGCCCGGCGTTTCCGCGACTATTTTCGAACGCCGTATGCAGGATTTATTCAAACGGAAGCGGGCCGATGCCGGAAATTTTCTGCGCTAAAATGAAACCCCTTGTCTCACTGGTGATCACGAGCTATAACGACCGGGAAATCATCCGGCCCTATTTCGAGGCGATTTCCAAAACCCTTTCAACACAGACGCAATACGCCTGGGAGATCATTTACGTCGATGACGGAAGCACGGACGGATCGGTCGGGATTCTCGAGAGTTTGGCCTCGCAACAGGCAAACGTCGCCTTCATCGAACTCACCAGGAATTTCGGACAGCAAAAGGCCTTTCTGGCGGGGATGAGGCATGCCGGGGGAGACGCGGTCATTACACTCGATGGAGATTTTCAATATCCCCCCGAATGCCTCGTTGCATTGGCTCAAAAGGTTTTTGAAAACAACGACATCGTCAGCGGGATCCGGACAAAGCGGCAGGATCCATGGTTCACCCGCCTTACTTCCGCCGCGGCCCAGTTTTTTATCCGGAGGATTTTCCGGATTCCCGTGCGGGATTTCGGCGCCGTCAAGGCGTTTGGCCGGTTTCTGGTGGACCAGATTCTGAAATACGAAAATTATTCCACCAACGTCTACGGCCTGGCCTATTCACTGACAAACCGCCACGCCGAAATCCCCGTGGGCCACCTTCCCCGTTTTGCGGGGCGGTCGAAGTGGAATTTCACGAAGAGGCTCCACCTTCATCTGGACATGTACCTGGCCTACTCCCCCTATGAAAACACCAGCCTTCTTAAAATCGGCTTTTTCAGCACGGCCCTGGGGCTTTTGATCCTTTCCCTTCTTTTGTATCTTTTTCTTTTTCACGGCATCTTCTTTTTCCGGTCCTTTACGGCGGTTTTCGCCCTCTGCCTTACCGGAGGGGGCTCGGCCCTGATGCTTGGTTCGCTTTTTTTGAGTTTTCTCCTTCGGATCTACCGCCAACTCCTCTGGAAGGGGGATTGTTCGGTTGAAAGAAAAATCGTGCGGGCTCCCGTTGAAAACGGGCCGGTCGCCCTTGGGGGAGGAAGGCAACGATGACAACGCTTCTGGTAACCGGCTGTGCCGGCTTCATCGGCTCCAATTTTTGCCGTCTTTTCGAAAACGAATTCAAGATCATCGGGGTTGATTGCATGGGAAGGGGGTCCCATCCCGCAAACATTCCGGAGCGGATCACGTTTCATGATCTCGATATCTCCCGTGCAAGCACCGTTTCCGGGCTGATGGACTCCCTTCCGCATTTGGACGGCATCATCAATTTTGCGGCCGAGTCCCATGTCGATTTTTCGCTTCAGGACGATGCAAAATTCTGGAAGACAAACGTCGAAGGCCTGCGTTGTCTGGCCCGATGGGCGATCCGGAAAAAGATCCGGCTCCTTCAGGTTTCCACCGACGAGGTCTACGGGTCCTCCCTTAAGGGAGAATGGTTTACCGAAAAATCCCCCTTGAACCCGCGCAACCCTTACGCCGCCAGCAAGGCCGCCGGTGATCTTTTGGTCTTGAGTTACTCGCACTCCAACGGATTGGACGGCGTGATCACCCGCGGATGCAACACGATGGGACCGCGGCAGTTTCCGGACAAAGTGGTGCCCAAGGCCGTCACCTGTTTCTTGAAGGATGAGTCTTTTCCCCTGTACCGGACAAGCGCGAAGAGATTGTGGCTTGACGTCGAAAGCCATTGCCGCGCCGTCAAACTCCTTTTCGAAAAGGGAAAAAGCGGCGAAGTCTACAATATAGCCTCCGGCCAAGACCACGAAATCGAGACGCGCGCGCTCGTCGAGACAATCCGGAATATCGTTGGAAAAGGGACGATCCGCGAAGTCGACGATCGGGCGGGGTACGACCTGAGATACCTCATTTCGGCGGAAAAAATCCAAAACGAGTTCGGGTGGTCCCCCCGGAAAAAACTCCCCCAACTCATTGAACAAACCGTCTTGTGGTACCACGACCATCCGGAGTGGATCCGGGAATGCAAGGTCTGATTGATGCAACAGCCTGCCACCGCAAAAAAGGAAGATATCTCCGCAAACCCCACAAGGGCCGTTTCGGTTGTCATTCCGGCGCATAATACCGCCTTCTTTCTTGAACCGTGCATCCGGTCCCTGTTGAATCAGACATTCCCCGCTCACGAAGTAATCATCGTCAACGACGCCTCCACCGACGACACGACGGACATCGCACGCCAATTTGCGGCGAAAGAACCGGGGGTTAAGGTTTTCGACCTGGCAAAAAACGGCGGAGCCGCTTATGCCAGATCTTACGGGGCCGGCAAGGCAACCGGCGCTATTGTCGCTTTCCTCGACAGCGATTGCACCGCGCCGTCTGATTGGATCGAATCCATTGTCAAAGAATTCGACGCCGATCCCTCCCTGGGAGGCGTGGGAGGCCGCTATTCCCACCCGAGGGAAAAATCGTCCACGGCACTGATGGCCAAACTTGAGGAGGAATACGCCCACCAGCTTTTCGCCAAGACCCCCTTTGAATCCAATCCACCCGGGGGAAATTCCGCGTTCTTGAGGGAAATATGGCTCAAAAAACGGAGCGGGTGCGAAGCCTACCTCTTTCGCGGTATCAACAGCGGGGAGGACGATTTCGCCTGCAATGAAATCCGCCGTGCCTCCCGCATCAAGTTCGTGAACACCCTGGAGGTTGTCCACCAACCCCGCCCTGCGGGGGGATATTTCAAGAGGCATGTCAATCGGGGCCGATCTTGGGCCTTCCAATTAAGCCGGGGAATGAGACAACGGAAAAGGAGCCTCGAGGCCTACGGGGGAACGGGCCTTTCCCGAAAATTCTTCCGGTTTGTCGAAACCGTCAACCGGGGGCTTGCCCCGGGCGAAAAAATCTCCTTCGCCAAAAAAACAACTATCGCCTTCCTGCTTGTCGCCCGGTCCGCCTGCTGGATCTACGGCGCGGGGCGCTATTTTTCCGGACGGGCGGCCTTGCGGACGCAAAAGCTCTTGAACATCGCCCTCTCCATCCTTCATTTTTGGGCGCCGGGGCGGATTTCAAAGATGTTCTATTTTGTGACCGCAAGATGCAACGCCCGTTGCGAGTTCTGTTTCAACCTGGAAAACGTGGAGAACTGGCAGGCCCGAAAACCGGCCGAATTGACGCTCAATGAGGTCGAAAAAATCGCCGGGCATTTGAAGCGCCTCCCCTACCTGAACCTCTCCGGCGGAGAGCCTTTCATCCGCGCCGATTTGGCCGACATTATCGAAACCTTCTACAAACGCTCAAAGACCCAGTGGGTCACCATCCCGACGAATGCCAGCCTGACAAAAGCGACGCTTGAAACAACCCAGGAGATTCTCGCGCGTTGTCCGAACCTTTTTCTCGTCATCCAGGTCTCAATCGATGGAATGCACGAAACGCACGATCGTTCCCGAAAAATCAGGGGGGGCTTTGCCGCGATGGTTGAGACCCTTAAGGGGTTATCCGTCTTGAAAAAATGGCACCCAAACCTGCGCGTCCAGATTGCAACCTGTTACGATGACTTCAATGCCGGTCAAATTTCCGAGATCATCCGGTTCTGCCGGGAGAATTTCAGCTATGACCAGCAGATGTTCTACCTGATCCGGGATTCGGGCAAAATGGTGACCGATTCCAAAAACCACCTGATTTCCCGATTCCTGGCCACCCTGGAGGAAAACGAAAATCATGAATGGAAACATCATCAACGCTCTTTATGGGGCCGCACCGTGCGGGTCTTGCAGGGGATGGTCTACGCCGATTTCGTGAAAATCAGGGATGAAAAGCAATTTATCCGCCCGTGCCACGCAACCCAAAAATTCGTGACGCTGTACGACGACGGGCAAATCTCCCCTTGTGAAGTCCTCGATTCGGTCAATCTCGGCAACATCAGGGACTTCGATTTCGATTACTACAAATTGATCCGGCGAAAAGAAATGTCCGAATTCCACACAAAAGAAATCATCGAAAAGAAATGCCAATGCGACTGGATGTGCGCCATACCGATGAACATGCTCTACGACGTTCGC
This is a stretch of genomic DNA from Deltaproteobacteria bacterium. It encodes these proteins:
- a CDS encoding B12-binding domain-containing radical SAM protein translates to NCRGIKYIDKEGNYVDMGAFSRIEKVDEIPWPAWDLVSLQPYWASQKSHGPSTYRDMPIMASRGCPYQCTFCSSPQMWTTRYILRGVDDVLNEIQHYIDKYGITSLQFYDLTAITKKSWTVDFCTKMMERGIRIQWSLPSGTRSEVLDEEVLPLLAKTRCTYLVYAPESGSPETLKRIKKRINLDRFTRSIKIAVANGLILRINLIIGFPFETRRHIYQTILYGWKLVLMGAEEAVVNLFSPYPGSELFRELDSEKKITLNDDYFYSLTSLNGDYTNFSPVTFCKNIGSRELAFYRIFSLASNYFLGYLFFPRRIFRMLKGLIKPGVSATIFERRMQDLFKRKRADAGNFLR
- a CDS encoding glycosyltransferase family 2 protein yields the protein MKPLVSLVITSYNDREIIRPYFEAISKTLSTQTQYAWEIIYVDDGSTDGSVGILESLASQQANVAFIELTRNFGQQKAFLAGMRHAGGDAVITLDGDFQYPPECLVALAQKVFENNDIVSGIRTKRQDPWFTRLTSAAAQFFIRRIFRIPVRDFGAVKAFGRFLVDQILKYENYSTNVYGLAYSLTNRHAEIPVGHLPRFAGRSKWNFTKRLHLHLDMYLAYSPYENTSLLKIGFFSTALGLLILSLLLYLFLFHGIFFFRSFTAVFALCLTGGGSALMLGSLFLSFLLRIYRQLLWKGDCSVERKIVRAPVENGPVALGGGRQR
- a CDS encoding glycosyltransferase: MQQPATAKKEDISANPTRAVSVVIPAHNTAFFLEPCIRSLLNQTFPAHEVIIVNDASTDDTTDIARQFAAKEPGVKVFDLAKNGGAAYARSYGAGKATGAIVAFLDSDCTAPSDWIESIVKEFDADPSLGGVGGRYSHPREKSSTALMAKLEEEYAHQLFAKTPFESNPPGGNSAFLREIWLKKRSGCEAYLFRGINSGEDDFACNEIRRASRIKFVNTLEVVHQPRPAGGYFKRHVNRGRSWAFQLSRGMRQRKRSLEAYGGTGLSRKFFRFVETVNRGLAPGEKISFAKKTTIAFLLVARSACWIYGAGRYFSGRAALRTQKLLNIALSILHFWAPGRISKMFYFVTARCNARCEFCFNLENVENWQARKPAELTLNEVEKIAGHLKRLPYLNLSGGEPFIRADLADIIETFYKRSKTQWVTIPTNASLTKATLETTQEILARCPNLFLVIQVSIDGMHETHDRSRKIRGGFAAMVETLKGLSVLKKWHPNLRVQIATCYDDFNAGQISEIIRFCRENFSYDQQMFYLIRDSGKMVTDSKNHLISRFLATLEENENHEWKHHQRSLWGRTVRVLQGMVYADFVKIRDEKQFIRPCHATQKFVTLYDDGQISPCEVLDSVNLGNIRDFDFDYYKLIRRKEMSEFHTKEIIEKKCQCDWMCAIPMNMLYDVRTLPRLAKSWLKPAESIKHH
- a CDS encoding GDP-mannose 4,6-dehydratase, coding for MTTLLVTGCAGFIGSNFCRLFENEFKIIGVDCMGRGSHPANIPERITFHDLDISRASTVSGLMDSLPHLDGIINFAAESHVDFSLQDDAKFWKTNVEGLRCLARWAIRKKIRLLQVSTDEVYGSSLKGEWFTEKSPLNPRNPYAASKAAGDLLVLSYSHSNGLDGVITRGCNTMGPRQFPDKVVPKAVTCFLKDESFPLYRTSAKRLWLDVESHCRAVKLLFEKGKSGEVYNIASGQDHEIETRALVETIRNIVGKGTIREVDDRAGYDLRYLISAEKIQNEFGWSPRKKLPQLIEQTVLWYHDHPEWIRECKV